Proteins from one Deltaproteobacteria bacterium genomic window:
- a CDS encoding SCP2 sterol-binding domain-containing protein codes for MSEIKTLFDNMNTRLQGNPGSVAGMKCVYQFKVTGDDGGEYYADLTGDTPMVSAGTKDPANCTITVAAADLLAITTGKLSGQMAFMTGKLKISGDMGLAMKLQKILG; via the coding sequence ATGAGCGAGATCAAGACCCTTTTCGACAATATGAACACGCGTCTTCAGGGCAACCCCGGCAGCGTCGCCGGCATGAAGTGCGTGTATCAGTTCAAGGTGACGGGCGATGACGGCGGCGAATACTACGCCGACCTGACCGGCGACACGCCGATGGTCTCGGCGGGCACCAAGGACCCGGCGAACTGCACCATCACCGTCGCGGCGGCCGACCTGCTGGCGATCACGACCGGCAAGCTCTCGGGCCAGATGGCGTTCATGACCGGCAAGCTGAAGATCTCGGGCGACATGGGCCTCGCCATGAAGCTCCAGAAGATTTTGGGCTGA